A DNA window from Bradyrhizobium barranii subsp. barranii contains the following coding sequences:
- the thiD gene encoding bifunctional hydroxymethylpyrimidine kinase/phosphomethylpyrimidine kinase — MTTPVALTIAGSDSSGGAGIQADLKTFAALGVYGASAITALTAQNTKGVTGIHAVPAEFVTAQIDAVFSDLEVGAVKIGMVAQAASIDAIAGALSRWKPGHIVLDPVMVATSGDRLLAAEAVEALRKKLMPLASVITPNLPEAAALLDEPVATREAEIESQGRRLLALGCRAVLIKGGHGEGAESIDYLVEAENTIALAAPRVATRNTHGTGCSLSSAVAAGLARGEDLERAVRNAKAWISAAIAAADRFSVGHGHGPVHHFHKFY; from the coding sequence ATGACGACGCCCGTGGCGCTCACCATCGCCGGCTCCGATTCGAGCGGTGGCGCCGGCATCCAGGCTGACCTGAAGACCTTTGCCGCGCTCGGCGTCTATGGCGCCTCCGCCATCACGGCGCTGACGGCGCAGAACACAAAAGGCGTCACCGGCATCCACGCGGTGCCCGCCGAATTCGTCACCGCGCAGATCGATGCCGTGTTTTCCGATCTCGAGGTCGGCGCGGTGAAGATCGGCATGGTGGCGCAGGCCGCCAGCATCGATGCGATCGCGGGCGCGCTGTCGCGCTGGAAGCCAGGGCATATCGTGCTCGATCCCGTGATGGTCGCAACCTCCGGCGATCGCCTGCTCGCCGCGGAGGCGGTGGAAGCCCTGCGCAAGAAGCTGATGCCGCTGGCGTCGGTGATCACGCCTAATCTGCCCGAGGCCGCGGCTCTGCTCGACGAGCCCGTCGCGACACGCGAGGCCGAGATCGAGAGCCAGGGGCGCCGGCTGCTGGCGCTGGGCTGCCGCGCGGTCCTGATCAAGGGCGGGCACGGCGAGGGCGCCGAAAGCATCGACTATCTCGTCGAGGCCGAGAACACGATCGCGCTTGCGGCGCCGCGCGTCGCCACCCGCAACACCCACGGCACGGGGTGCTCGCTGTCCTCGGCCGTCGCGGCGGGGCTTGCCAGGGGCGAGGATCTCGAGCGCGCCGTGCGGAACGCCAAGGCCTGGATCAGCGCAGCGATCGCGGCCGCCGACCGCTTCAGCGTCGGTCACGGCCACGGGCCGGTCCATCATTTCCACAAATTTTACTGA
- a CDS encoding Lrp/AsnC ligand binding domain-containing protein — protein sequence MVPFFVQIKCKLGQSYTVANALAEAEIASEIYSTAGHYDLLVKFYVDKDTDIGHFINEKVQVLPGIQDTLTIITFKAFGAS from the coding sequence ATGGTTCCTTTTTTCGTCCAGATCAAATGCAAGCTCGGCCAGTCCTACACGGTCGCCAACGCGCTTGCCGAAGCCGAGATCGCCTCCGAGATCTACTCCACGGCCGGCCATTACGATTTGCTGGTGAAGTTCTACGTCGATAAGGACACCGACATCGGCCACTTCATCAACGAGAAGGTGCAGGTGCTGCCGGGCATCCAGGACACCCTGACCATCATCACTTTCAAGGCGTTTGGCGCGAGCTAG
- the ypfJ gene encoding KPN_02809 family neutral zinc metallopeptidase, translating to MKYFIEHTTLECSFRTDRERRGPAMPKGPLVSIAVAAWVLCTGGLAWAVRPAPIDPAAILRNQVDKIGPGSVVFNPPTEMTVGYHEPITVQPLQRHGAAQTEQIEVGRFMRARLFGEGFTATTSGDDAQAEWLYAELPARSGDQTGAPRDKIYLFVSRVLGSTEEVWQAIFASDRLTYRPPRLVLYTSATYAACGLAEKIMGPFYCPDDQKVYLDLSFFQEMQTELHACDSSGADCQLPQAYVIAHEIGHHVQNLLGIMPKVRELQESMETEAERNQLQVLLELQADCLAGIWARKIKEKAKINASDIAAAIRTTEALGNDTLQKSALGYVVPDSFTHGSAAQRHHWFDVGYATGLVKSCNTFAGARQ from the coding sequence GTGAAATATTTCATTGAACATACAACCCTGGAATGCTCTTTTCGCACGGATCGTGAGCGCCGGGGGCCGGCAATGCCCAAAGGACCGCTTGTTTCGATAGCAGTTGCTGCCTGGGTGCTTTGCACAGGCGGCTTAGCCTGGGCAGTTCGCCCAGCACCGATAGACCCCGCTGCCATCCTCCGTAACCAAGTCGACAAGATTGGTCCGGGTTCAGTTGTCTTTAATCCTCCGACGGAAATGACGGTCGGCTATCACGAGCCAATAACCGTCCAGCCGCTCCAACGTCATGGCGCGGCTCAAACTGAACAGATCGAGGTTGGCCGCTTCATGCGGGCTCGCCTATTCGGTGAAGGATTCACGGCAACAACGAGTGGCGATGACGCGCAAGCCGAGTGGCTTTATGCTGAGCTTCCAGCGAGGTCGGGCGACCAGACCGGTGCGCCGCGCGACAAAATATATCTCTTCGTTTCGCGAGTTCTGGGCAGCACGGAGGAGGTCTGGCAGGCAATCTTCGCATCCGATCGCCTAACTTATCGGCCACCCCGTCTCGTCCTGTACACAAGCGCCACCTACGCAGCCTGCGGATTAGCCGAGAAAATCATGGGACCATTTTATTGTCCTGATGATCAGAAAGTCTACCTCGACCTTTCGTTCTTCCAAGAGATGCAGACTGAACTTCACGCCTGCGATTCGAGCGGCGCCGACTGTCAACTTCCTCAGGCCTATGTGATAGCCCACGAAATCGGACACCACGTTCAGAACTTGCTGGGAATTATGCCAAAAGTCCGCGAGCTTCAGGAGAGCATGGAAACGGAGGCGGAGAGAAACCAGTTACAAGTTCTTCTCGAGTTGCAGGCCGATTGTCTCGCCGGCATTTGGGCGCGTAAAATTAAAGAGAAAGCGAAGATCAACGCGAGCGACATAGCAGCGGCAATTCGAACGACAGAAGCACTAGGCAATGACACCCTGCAGAAAAGTGCCTTGGGGTACGTAGTGCCTGACTCGTTCACTCATGGCAGCGCTGCGCAGCGCCATCATTGGTTCGATGTCGGTTACGCAACTGGATTGGTGAAGAGCTGCAACACCTTTGCTGGAGCGCGGCAATGA
- a CDS encoding alpha/beta hydrolase gives MPQHWLKYLAVWSIAFATSFGSSYAQPIVAERDVLQICEAFSRKAPERMPAIVQPEAAKNFVGRYARFSDRLRGCLSASEREREPNSVTFLIQNTQYESYWKFLTDSNSVQWISIERFRPVTLADDEPWRAPFDVTAAPIRPTIKPGGTKIDPDIQGGAIQDSRIDTRIVEFFYATNRKQSDTPPDVEGHPQPALTSDRPPVYSLNGWTAVSGYTGERNPDLSVGIVRVRVPEGHHIGNIELPSSLKLFGFRLRRDTLDPTKHFTIRSIEKTDEAKWIKTLASTKKKKALVFVHGFNTKFRDAVFRAAQITWDLQFRGTTILFSWPSRGDIADYLYDKESALASRTAFLRVIDDLYKAGYDNIDVIAHSMGNLIAVEALSNSAATRSPTAIAQLIMVAPDVDRDMFVQDISGVAKVTKGLTLYASKNDKALQLSKRIAGGIPRAGDVPDAGPVVLPGLWTIDVSLIGDELFGLNHNTFATTRNVLNDLAILLMEGKPPPRLVEIRGFPEPPQKAAYFRYIP, from the coding sequence GTGCCCCAGCATTGGTTAAAATACTTGGCTGTTTGGTCAATTGCCTTCGCAACGAGCTTCGGGAGCAGCTACGCGCAACCGATCGTCGCCGAGCGAGACGTCCTTCAGATCTGCGAAGCGTTTTCGCGGAAGGCCCCAGAGCGAATGCCGGCAATTGTTCAGCCGGAAGCTGCCAAAAATTTCGTTGGGAGATACGCTCGCTTTTCGGACCGGCTACGAGGCTGCCTATCGGCATCGGAGCGCGAGCGCGAGCCAAATAGCGTGACTTTTTTGATTCAGAACACACAGTACGAGAGTTACTGGAAGTTCCTCACTGATTCCAACTCAGTTCAATGGATTTCTATCGAGAGGTTTAGGCCCGTCACGCTGGCAGATGATGAGCCATGGCGCGCGCCTTTTGATGTGACAGCAGCCCCGATCAGGCCAACGATTAAACCCGGCGGCACCAAAATAGACCCGGATATCCAAGGCGGCGCGATTCAAGACTCCAGAATCGACACACGTATCGTTGAGTTTTTCTATGCAACGAACCGCAAACAGTCGGACACTCCCCCCGATGTCGAAGGCCATCCCCAGCCCGCACTCACAAGCGATCGACCTCCTGTCTACAGCTTAAACGGCTGGACTGCTGTCAGCGGCTACACAGGCGAGCGCAACCCTGATCTGAGTGTCGGGATCGTTCGCGTCCGGGTGCCTGAAGGACACCACATCGGAAACATAGAATTGCCCTCGAGCCTTAAGCTCTTCGGATTTAGGTTGAGAAGAGACACACTTGACCCGACGAAGCATTTTACTATTCGCAGCATCGAGAAAACAGACGAAGCGAAATGGATAAAAACGCTAGCGTCAACGAAGAAGAAAAAGGCTCTCGTGTTTGTCCATGGTTTCAATACCAAATTCCGCGACGCCGTCTTCCGGGCAGCGCAGATAACTTGGGATCTTCAGTTCAGAGGCACCACAATCTTATTCTCATGGCCGTCTCGCGGGGATATCGCGGACTATCTCTATGACAAAGAAAGCGCGTTGGCTTCGCGCACGGCCTTTCTTCGCGTGATCGACGATCTTTACAAAGCCGGATATGACAACATCGATGTGATAGCTCACAGTATGGGGAACTTGATCGCAGTTGAGGCCCTATCAAATAGCGCCGCGACACGATCACCCACGGCTATCGCGCAGTTGATCATGGTCGCCCCCGATGTCGACCGAGACATGTTTGTTCAAGACATTTCCGGCGTTGCAAAGGTCACTAAGGGGCTTACACTTTACGCATCCAAGAACGACAAGGCCTTGCAGCTATCGAAGCGTATTGCCGGAGGTATCCCGCGCGCAGGAGATGTACCTGATGCCGGGCCAGTTGTTTTGCCTGGACTTTGGACGATTGATGTCAGTCTAATTGGAGATGAACTGTTCGGACTAAATCATAACACGTTCGCCACAACACGAAATGTGCTTAACGATCTTGCGATACTACTTATGGAAGGCAAGCCTCCACCACGGCTAGTTGAAATCCGGGGCTTCCCTGAGCCTCCCCAAAAAGCCGCGTACTTCCGCTACATACCCTAG
- a CDS encoding nuclear transport factor 2 family protein yields the protein MPGSGRKNSIVEIRTLVLSETSVLGIGFYNFARAAENDTPRPSRFTFVLVKRDGRWMIAHHHSSPLSAARQ from the coding sequence TTGCCGGGAAGCGGTCGCAAGAACTCGATTGTCGAGATACGAACGCTCGTCCTCAGCGAGACATCCGTCTTGGGAATCGGATTTTACAATTTTGCTCGAGCTGCAGAGAACGATACACCCCGGCCATCACGCTTTACTTTCGTGCTTGTGAAGCGCGACGGTCGATGGATGATCGCGCACCACCATTCGTCACCGCTGTCGGCCGCGCGTCAGTAG